ATTGTAAAACTGCATAGAAGCAGTAATACCGTTGTTATAATGATCTGCCGCACTACCGCTGATCCAGCCACGAACGATCGCTTCTGCGAGAATAAACTCCTGCTCCGCATAACCGAGTGCAATACTCGCTTCGTTCACCGGGTTGTTGAAGTAGCGGCTCTTGATTTTAGACAATTCGCCATTTACTGCACGCTGACTGTTCTCGCTCGTAGACGCACTACCTAAGCCGCCACCATACGCATTAAAGTCATTATCAGGCAACGCTACAAAATCAGGGGCCTTTTCTGCAAAAGAGAACAGGCGCGGGTCCTGCAGGCCTTTCAGGAGATTGACAAAAGTTTCCTCCAGGTAGTAAGCGGTTTGCAGGTCGTTGTTGTTGAAAGTAGGATAACGGGTACCGGCCACATCGTAAAATATCAGGCGGCCGTTATCACCATTGCCTTTCAGCAGCGGGTATTTCGTTGGATTGTTCACGATCTCCGCAAAGCGGGCTTTTACGTTCAGCTTCGTATTATTTTCTTTCCTGGAAAGGCTCATCAGCACGCGAAGAGAGAAAGCGTTGATCAGCTGTTTCCACTGCTGCATATTGCCGCTGTACAGGATGTCGCCCTGCACCGGGATGGTCGTAGCGGTAATCTCATCGTTCGCTATCTTCAAATCATCCAGCACAGCGATGAAAATATCTTCCTGCTTATCATACACCGGGGCGATCGTATCTTTCTCACCTTTCAAGGCAGATTTAAATGGGATGTCGCCGAAGGTATTGGTAAGCTGTACAAAATACCAGGCCTTAAAGAAACGTACCAATGGCATGTACTCCACTTTATCGGTACGCACCGCCGCCTCTTCCATTTTCATGGTCTGCCGCAGGCTGTTATAGGTATTAAAGTTCGACCTCGCCCAGCCATAATACTGCTCGTTGGAAGAACCATAGGTGTACACCATTTGACGCGTAGCCAGGGCCGCACCCAGGCTCGTGCTCTGGAAGGCCGACTGTATATTCGTGTTCAGCAACAGGTCGGGCGTAGCGGTGGTCGATTTATTCGGATCGATCTGGAAGGCATCGAACTTTTTACAACCGGTGGCCAGTGCTACCAGCATGGCAGCTGCGATATATATTTTCTTCATAAAGACCGGTATTAGAATTTAAGGTTAATGTTAAAGCCAAAGTTCCTGGTAGACGGTGTTTGCAGGTTGTCTACACCCGCATCAGGGTCCACGTTCGGCATATCGGTGAACAGTAACAGGTTACGACCTACGAGGGAGATATCGGCCGCGCGGAACGGACCGTTCTTCATCCATTTGTTCGGCATCCTCCAGGTAAAGTTTACTTCACGCAGTTTCAGAAAGGTGGTAGAATAATAGTGATAGTTGTTATTCACCGCATCACCGTCGCCCTGCATGTACACGATGTAGTTGATCGCAGTCGTGTTAGGCGCATACGTACGGGTATCGGAAGTAATGTTACCGTAAGCGTCGTAAGCCACGTCGCCGCCTGTCACCACCACACCTTTGCCCACATAGGTATTTTTACCCGCATTCGCATCTTCCCGGTATTGGTTCACCGTGCCCGGATGGGTACCACCCCAGAACATTTTCATGTTGGTGTTCGAGTACATCATACCACCAATACGGCCATCCACCAGGAAACGCAGGTTAAAGTTGCCATACGTAAAGGTGTTTTCGACACCATAAATCAGCTTTGGATCGGCATTGCCTACAAAACGAGCGAAGTTGTCGGGCCTTGGCAAACCATCGGAACCGTAGATTACGCTGCCATCAGCACTTTTTTGGTAGGCGGAGGTGAAGATCCTGTCGGTACGGTCTCCTGCTTTCAGGTTACCCAAACGTTCGCCACCGGTAATCTCTTTGAGGATACGACGGTAGGTACTCAGGTTCATCATCACATCCCAACGGAATTTACCACTGCGCACAGGGTTGCCTGTCAGCACCGCTTCCACGCCTCTGCGGCTGTACACGTGACCGTTCTCCAACCTGGAAGTGAAGCCACTACCCAGTGATACCGGTATTTCAAGAATGTTGTTAAAGTCTTTGGTCTGGAAGTAGGTTAACTCCACACCCAGCCTGTTGCCAAAGAAACGTGCATCCACACCGGCTTCATAGCTATCGGATGTTTGCGGGGTGAGGTTCGGACTTAATATTTTGTTACCGAACGTGAGGGAAGGCTGGTTGTTCCAGATAGTACCACGGCTATAAGTTGGCAGGTAACCATACGTATAACCGTTATCCAATACACCGCTGGAAACGCGGCCTACAGAGCCTCTCGCTTTCAGGTAAGAGAACCAGTCTGGCAAATCTACCAGTTGGCTTACTACTACTGATACCGCTGCCGACGGATAAAAGAAGCTGTTGTTTTGCACCGGCAGGGTAGAAATTTTATCGTTACGACCGGTAAAGGTTACGTACAAAGCGTTCAGCATTTCGAGGTCTACTACACCGTAAATACTGCTCGTACGGCGTTCTTCAATGCCGTTGGTGCTCTGCACCGGGTTTTGTGAGTTACCCAGGTTATAGAAGTCGGGAATCACCAGGCCGTCGGTCGTGCTGCTGCCGTACTTCTGGTTACGGTAGTAGTTAGATCCACCCACCTGCGCATGCACTTTAAAGCGATCGCTGAAAGTATGGTTGTAATCGAGCGTAAGGTCGCTTACGATATCGAAATAGTTACCGGTAGCCACCGTATACTGACCGCGCGATTTATTGCTATAACCTACATAACTCTTCGGCTCTTTGTACGTTCTGTTCAATCCATATTGGTTGATACCGGTACGCAGTTTCGCGGTAAACTCCGGGTTGATCTGGTAAGTGAGATCGGCGGAAGCGAAGGTATTGTCTTTATCATAACCGCGCAGGTACTGGTAGGCCTGGAAGTACGGGTTGTTGTACCACGAGCTGTTGTAATGCCTTTGCTGCACACCTTCTTTACCTTCTACCCAATAGTTACGCAGGTCACGCACGTCCACATCCGGGCCGGTCCACAGGATCAGGTTATAGAGGTAGTTCGTAGGACCGTAGCCTGTTTCCGGGAAGTTGTTGGTATATTCTTTATTGTAGCTGATGCGGGCGTTCATGCTGAACGCGTTGCTCAGGTTATAGTTACCGGCGATGTTGAATGAGGTGTTCTTCAGATCGGTGTTTGGTACCACACCCTGCTGGTAGATATGTGAGGCAGATGCACGGAAACTGCCTTTATCAGACGCTTTCGTGATGCTGATGTTGTTGCTGGAAATGATACCGGTGCGGAAAAAGTTCGTAACGTTATCGGCGCCTTTCGAGAGGAAAGGCGTCGGGATCAACTGACCAGTCACAGGATCTACCGGACTGTTAAACTGGGTGGTTTCAAACCAACCGCTTTTGGTAGAGGCATCGCGCTGGTTCATTTTTGGGCCCCATACCCAACCACCGCCTTCGGTACCGCTGCCGCTACCGTCAACGTAAGCATACTTGCCCTGGTCGCCGTTACCATATACGGTTTGTACTTTAGGAATGCGGATAAAGCTGGTCTGGAACTGGGTAGACGAGTTCACCTCTACGCTCAGGTCTTTGCCATTACCACGTTTGGTCGTGATCATGATGGCACCGTTGTAACCGATAGAGCCATACAGTGCAGATGCAGCACCGCCTTTCAATACAGTCATGCTTTCTACGTCGTCGGCATTGATCTTATACAGGTCGGCCGTCTGGTCCGGGATACCGTCGATTACGATCAGCGGTTTCTGGCCACGGAGCAGGAACACCGGGTCCTGGAACAGTTCTGTTGTATTCTGTACGCTCAAACCAGCCACGCGACCGGACAAAGAAGCCACTACGTTCGATTCGCGGGCTTTTACCATATCGGCGCCTTTTACTTCCTGGGCCGCATATCCGAGCTTGGCTTTTTCCTTCTTCACGCCAAGCGCCGTTACCACGACTTCGGACAATTTCTTTTCATCGTCCTGCAGGGTTACCTGTAACGTGTTGCTTTTTGTTAGGGGCACTTCCGTCAGCTGGTAGCCGGTAAACGTAAACACCAGAACATCTCCTTCATTGGCTTTGATCTGGAAGTCGCCGTTATCGTTGGATACGGCGCCGCGTTTGGTTCCTTTCACCATGATCGATACGCCAGGCAGGGCCAGACCTTTCGCGTCGCGCACCTTACCGGAAACGGTTTTCTCCGCAGGATCTACTTCTGAAGCGCCATCGCGGATGATGATATTTGTTTCGAGACATTTATAATTGAACGTTGCCTGTCCGGCCAGTTCGGCCAGTACTTTCTCGAGGGATGTATTATCTGCCTGCAGGTTCACTTTGCGCGCCATCAGCCGGCCGCTCTGGTCCATGCAGATGATGTTGTAATGCGTTTGTGCCTGGATCATTTCAAAGGCATCTTCCAGGGATTTATTCCGGATAGATAAAGAACAGCGCACCTTCTGCAGATCGTTCGCTCTTACCTGCGTAAACGGCATGAGTAGGGCGATACAGAACAGCCAGCAAACGGCCGCCCTGAACGAGGGAGGGTAAATAAAAGTCATAGTCTGTTTAAGTTTAGCGTTTCTTGTTTGCGGTTCTTGTAAAACGAACGGTGTTGCCCTGAACGATGTAGCTAAGATCGTCCGTGGCTTTTATCACCTCCAGTATATAGTTGAGTGGTTTATTATTAAATCTCGCGAACAGTTTATAACCCGCAATGGCAGGGTCTTCGAATATAATGTTGACGTCGTACAATTGTTCCAGTCGGGCGGCCACCGTAGCCAGGCTATCGTTCTTAAATACGAGCAAACGCGAGGTCCAGCCGGTAACGGTTTCCATATCGTAACTACGTGCTTCTATCTGCCCCGTTGCACGGTCGTAGCTGATTTCCTGCCCGGGTGTTAAGGCCACCGCCTGTTGGTCACGCACTTGCACCCGGACTTTACCATCTACCAGCGAAACCGCTGTGCTGGACGATTTAGCGTAATGAGATACGTTGAACCGTGTGCCCAGCACCTGCACTTTAACATCACCTGCCTGTACGGCAAACGGCGCATGGGCATCTTTAGCCACGTGGAAGAACGCCTGTCCCTCCAGTAACACCGTCCGCGAACCGCTTTCCGGGTAACGGAGGCGGCTGCCGGGGGCGAGTTGTACCTGCGTGCCGTCAGGCAATGTGCAGGGCAACACTTCTCCCCTTTTACTATTGTATTCTTTATAAGCGATCTTTTTATCCGGAAGTCCGCGCATCATCAACCCGACACTCACCACCACTATAGCCACGGCAGCGGCATATTTCCAGATGCCGATCACGCGGCCTTTGCGATTGCCAAGGCGATGCTTCACATCACTCAGTGCATTATTCACCACGGCTTCATCATGCGGCAGCTCGGTGGCTTCCCATATAGCATGCAGCTGTGTGTACAGGGCTTTATTTTCCGGCGAGGCTTGCTGCCATCCTGCTAAAAACTCCTCTTCTGCTGTGCTGGTATGCCCGTTAAAGTGCCGGGTAATTAATAAATAAAGCGCCTGCTGTTCCAATACTTACTCGTTTTACAGCAATAGGACGTTTAAAAGGGAAAGACTCGTGACTCGTTTTTTCGAGTTAACATATTGGTAATATTGACCAGGAAGCTTTCAGTTGACGTACTGCGCGAAACATATGTGTTTTCACGGAGTTGAGCGATATATCGAGCAGACTGGCAATCTCCTCATAAGTAAAGCCTTCGTCGCGCTGGAGGCGGAACACCAGCTGCATTTGCGGGGGTAACGTGGCGACGAGCTGCTGCATACGTTCGGCTGCATATTTATAATGCAGTTGATCATCTGGCTGAGAAAAATGCGTATCCGCCGCTTCGGCGAGTGTTTCTTCCGGGAGGGAAAACTGTTGTTTCTGGCGACGGTAATAGTCGTATACTTTGTGCTTCACGGCTACGTAGAGATACGCGCCCAGGGTAGTATTGATTTGCAGGCGACTGCGCTGCTGCCATAACTGGCAGAACATCTCGGCTACAATATCTTCGGCCTCGTCGGTCGGGTAAGGCAGTAAGGTTTTTGTAAAGTGGCGCAGGCCCTCATAGTAGCGTTTAAAGATAGCATCAAACGCATCTTCGCTGCCGGAGATGAACAGTTGGAGATATTTGTCTTCATCAAATGATTGCCGCATCATTACAACGCGAAAGTAGAGCGAACGGGCGGCTTTCAATGTTAGCTTTTTATTAAGCCTGCGCTTGCAGGTAGGCCCGCCTGCATCGCGGACGGGCCACTGCTATTTATTTGTACGTCACTGTCAACGAAATAGGTGTAGCCGCCAGCGCTTTCGACACCGGGCAATTTTCCTTCGCCGCGTGCGCCACCTGGTTAAACTTTTCCTCACTTACACCGTCGATCAGGGAAGCGGTTACGTCCAGCTGAATACTGCTGATGCCCAGTGTAGCCACATCCAGTTCCACGGTCGCTTTGGTGTCGAGGCTGCCCGCAGTAATACCTTCCTGGGCCAGGAAGGCGCTGAGGGCCATGGTATAACAACCCGCATGTGCGGCACCGAGCAACTCCTCCGGATTGGTGCCAACACCGTCGGCAAAACGGCTGTTAAATGAGTATTGTGTGTGATTGAGTGTGGTAGTTTGTGTGGTGATGTCACCTTTACCTTCTTTGGTATTACCTTCCCAATGAGCGTTTGCAGTTCTTTTCATAATGAATTGTTTACTGCAAATATCCGTTCCCCGCCGCGGTAAATATTTACTAAACAAGGGAATCTATTGTCTAAACAATATGATGTTCCCCGCAACGTCATGTTCATCCCGGCCCGAAATCTGTTAAATGTTATCTTTACTAAAAAACCGTAGATTTTGTTACTGAACCTGGAGAAAATAGCCCATACAGATAAAAAGCGCGTAGTCATCATCGGCGGCGGCTTCGCGGGGCTGGAACTGGCCAAAACCCTTTCGAAGGCCGATTTACAGATCGTATTGATCGACAAGAACAACTACCATACGTTTCAGCCGCTGTTGTACCAGGTGGCCACCGCCGGACTGGAGGCATCCTCCATCATCCATCCGTACCGGCGTATTATGCAGGACCAGGAGAACTTCTTTTTCCGCATGGCCGAAGCCCAGTCGATCGACACAGCGACCAATACACTCGAAACTTCCATCGGGTTTATCCGGTACGACTACCTGGTAATCGCTACCGGTGCAACGGCTAACTTCTACGGCAATACGGTGCTGCAGGAAAAGGCCATCTCCCTTAAAAGTATTGAAGATGCGTTACTGCTCCGCAACACGATCATCAGCAATTTCGAAAAGGCGCTACAGGTCAATGACGAAGAGCAGCTGAACAGTCTTATGGACTTCGTGATCGTAGGCGGCGGGCCTACCGGTGTGGAGATTGCCGGGGCGCTGAGTGAATTACGCAAACACGTATTCCCCAAGGGCTTCCGCGAGCTGGATTTTGTGAACATGGATATTCACCTCATACAGAGTGGCCCCGACCTGCTGAAAGGCATGTCTCCCAAGGCTTCTAAAAAAGCGTATGAATACCTGGAAGGCTTCGGCGTAAAGGTATGGCTCAACCGCCGGGTAAAGTCGTTCGACGGCTACAAAGTAACCCTTGACAATGGCGAGCAGTTATGTTCCCGTATTCTCATATGGGCGGCGGGTGTTACCGGCGCACCAGTGGAGGGCCTCAAAGCAGAGAGTATGAAAGGCAACCAATACCTGGTAGATCAATACAACCGTGTATCCGGCTACGACAACATTTTCGCCCTGGGCGACATCGCGGCGATGGTGAGCCCTGAGCATCCGGATGGCTGCCCGATGCTGGCACAACCCGCCATACAGCAAGGACGTAACCTTGGCCACAACATCCTCCGTTACCAGGCCGGCAAAAAGCCTAAACCCTTCCGCTACAACGACCGTGGCAGTATGGCCACTATCGGTCGCAACAAAGCCGTAGCAGATCTTAAACTATTCAACCGTGAGATTCGCACCCAGGGCTTCCGTGCCTGGCTGATCTGGATGTTCATCCACCTGATATCGATTATAGGATTCAGGAACCGGTTGGTGGTGCTGATCAACTGGGTGTGGAAATACCTGCGTTACGATGCCGGTATCGGCGTGATCATCGGGGCCAGGAAAGAAAACACACCGGTGGAGGAGTCGGTGGAAAAGGCAAGAATATAAAAACCCCGTGCTACGACAAACACAGGGTAGTTTCTATGGGATTCCATTCCTGTAAGTAATCAGTTCACAGGGGGTGTCCCTGTCAATTAAATGCCTTAATGAATCTTCTGTACTAATACATGTCATAAGTGTCAGCGCCCTCCCTGCGTGATTTGAGAATAAGAACGTTATCAAAGCTATGCCGGCAGCACAGCTTTGATAACTTTTTGTGGGCTAACGGGATGAAGGACTTATCTGTGTTGCGGTAAAGTTTTACGGCTGGTCCTCACTGTCCTCAGTTTCCGCTCCTTGCTCGGTACCGTCCCATTCTACTTCTTCCGCTTCGTCTTCAGACAAATCGTTCTCTTCCAGGTCTTCCTCATCCAATATTGGCGAGCCATCGTCCTCTACAGGAGCGGTGTCGTCAACAGCATTCTCATCTTCCTCACTGAGGGGATCCTTTGGGTCAATTTCTTCGGGTAACATAATGTTTCGTTTTAAGGGTGATGAAATAACTTCACCTACACCCGGCAAATTATAATCCCGGTTAGGGTGTGAACCTGCCCCATCCACTTAAACTGAATGCCCGCCAAAATATGTTTTTATTTAAGATGTTTCTACGGCCGCGACGCCGTGCAATTATTTCCCTGCCAGTGGGGAGCTGTACCAATGAAAAGCCCCACGCTAAACAGCGCGGGGCGACTTTTTTGGCCTAAACAACTTTAGTTAAACAGTTAAATGTTTGATGTCAATTAAATTTCAATAATCCTAATGATACATGTCCTAATGAAATTCATCCCTTTGGATGAAACCTTTTTGTTTTTCTATCCTATTCATAAATGAAAGTCGACGCCCTCCTCACGGTTACTTTTGATTTACCATATCCGCGGGGGAAATAGCAAATAGCAAACCGTGCCCTGGCCATAAAGCCACCCCATCCATTAAGGAGCCTATTTATGCTATGTTACGTAACTTTTCCACATATTATTTACACCTAACTGTCATGCACACACTGTATAAATCTGTAGAAAATTGTTGCAGATGATACGCATTAAAGAATTGTTATTATTTGTTGCGTTGATATGTTAACGCTATTGTAATGATCCCTAGTAACTGATGCCTGCCGTTTTACGCAAATACACTTTCGTCGTTAACTGCTTCAACATAAAATCCGCCACATCTGCGCGCGATACTTTTACTGCGATGGTATTATCGTTCGCCGGGAAACCATGTTTGTAATTCCTCGTCAGCGGCCCGTCTGTAAGGTTGCCCGGGCGTACGATCGTCCACTCGAGGGTGCTGTGTTTTACATGTTCTTCCTGTAAGGCATGATCTGCAAAGCCTTTTTTCAGGAGCAACGGCACGATCAGGTATTTAAAGTAGAACGGGGTACGATCGAGCACTTTGCGGCTGTCGCCGTAACCGAGCGATGTTTGGCAAACGAGGCGGTTAACGTCATTACTCTCCATTCCCCTGATGATATTGTAAGTACCCTCCGAACGAAGCACGCCGGTCTTATTAGGAGGAGCGCCGATCGTGTTTAGTACGGCATCGTGACCTTTAATAGCAGCGGCCACACTGGCGGGGTTCAGTACATCGCCTTTTACGGTAGTTAACTGGGGGTGATGCAATTGCAGGCGGGACGGATCTCTTACAAAAGCAGTTACCTGGTGCCCTTGTTCCAGGGCCTGCGTTACAAGATGTTTACCGGTTCCGCCGGTAGCGCCGAAAATAATCAGTTTCATCTTAGTTTGATTTTATACCTCAAAACTAAGACGCATCGCAAGCGTAAAATAGAACGAAACCGACAAAGTAGCTTATCGCTTCAGCGGGGCGAGATTATCCATCAGCAACGCGGCCTGTTGCTGGTACTGTTTGGGCGAGCAGCCGGCAAACTCTTTGAAGGCACGAATAAAGTGCGACTGGTCGGCGTAGTCGTTGTCAAAAGCTATGTCAGACAGCTTTTCGAAGTCGTTGTTGCGGAGTTGTTGCAGTGAGTTTTGAAACCGGCAGATGCGGGCGAATAAACCCGGCGGCATGCCTATGTATTGTTTGAAGCGGCGTTCGAAGCTGCGCTCTGTGAGGTTTACTTCGTCTCTTAATATTTTCATGGCGATCATACCGCTACTTTCCACCATTCTTGCGAGCGCATACTGCATTTGCGGATCATCGCGGCCCTGTTGTTTACGCACGAGTGTCAACAGGTATTCTGATAAGATGTTCAGCCGCTCCCCTTCTGCGGCGGCAGCCAGTTGCTCGTCCAGGTAAAACCCCTGTTTCTTTGCTTCAGGTTGAAGGTCGATGCAGGTATTTGTCAGATCATCTGCCTTCATCCCGAAAACAGATTGTAAGGCGTTCGGGCGGAAGAAGATGCCCGTCGCGGCAAAACTGCCTTCCATCCGGATAGTGGCATGATGCGTGGCCTGCCCGAACAAAAACACATGTGGCAATTGTTTGTTCTCCTGGAACATCAGGCCTTTGTCCGAATGTTGAAATATAAGCCCCGGGCAGCCGTCCGCAATCGTGCGGAACTCGCTCACCGGTTTGTCGCGGCTTTCCAGCACCCAATAACATCGGATGTAAGGCTGCAGGTAGGCGGGCGGCGCTATTTGCTTAAAATTCATACTTTGAAGATAATACAAAATACCTTCGTTACGGGCGCATTTTCCCCAATTATTATCTCGTAAAAACAATTAATGAGGTAATGAAGCAGCCTTTGGCACAACTTATGAGATATTAATAGCGTATGTTCATTTACGGGACCATTCCACGCTGAAAAACCATACTGGTAGCTGAACCTTTTGCCAAGGACGGCTGTTAAAACTGTAAACCCTTAGTAATCAACGCTCACCAAATACACCAAACTATGGCAAAAACCTTCGCACAATCATTACTTGGCCGGCCGGGATATTCGAATGGAGTATCGCTCGTGCTGTTGATCCTGAGAGTGGTCGTGGGCATTGCTTTTATGTATCACGGCTGGGGAAAAATTCAACAACCCCTTAGCTGGAACTCGCCCGAATCGCCGCTCGCAATACCCGCTATATTCCAGTTGCTGGCAGCTGTATCTGAATTTGGAGGCGGCATCGCGCTTGTACTCGGCCTCGTTACGCCCATCGCTGCATTTGGCATCGCGGTAACGATGGCGGTAGCGGTATACATGCATGCCGTGATTTTCAAACAACCGTTCGTGGATATGGCAGGTGGACCGTCTTTCGAACTCGCACTTGTGTACTTAGCGATCGCATTGGTGCTGATGGTCATCGGCCCCGGCAAGTATTCGATCGACTACCGTTTATTCACGCCAAAAGCAAGACATTAAAGGCGCTCTTATTTATCTGTTCATATAGAAAACACAAAGCCGGGTACGACCCGGCTTTTGTTATTTTACGCGCTTTTGGAAAACCGCACCTGTGCTAATGCTAAATCGAAAAACTTTAGCTTTCCTTTACCCATACAAACCCTTATCTTTATCCCGCTAAAAAAAACCACGATTTGAAAATGGAAAGAAGAAATTTCCTCAGGAATGCGAGCGTTATCGGCGCCGGCCTGTTGCTTGCCGACAAAGTTGCTTTTGCTGCGCCTCCCATGGCTTTTCCCGTTGTGAGAACACCGGCGGCAAAAAGAAAGTTCACTTCTCAGGCAGTAGAGAACGCCATCGCAGAGTTTAAAAAGAATGTGAAGAATGAAGAGCTGGGCTGGTTGTTCGAGAACTGCTTCCCTAACACGCTTGACACTACAGTGTTTCACGAAGTAAAAAATGGCGTGCCCGATACGTACGTAATTACAGGTGATATCGATGCGATGTGGCTGCGCGACAGCTCCGCACAGGTATGGCCGTACATGCAGTTCGTAAAACAGGACAAACCTCTGCAGGACCTCATTGCTGGCGTTATCAACCGTCAAACCGCCTGCATCCTGAAAGATCCATATGCGAACGCTTTCTACGGCGATCCGAATAAAAAGGGCGAATGGTTCTCTGACCATACGGCGATGCAACCAGGTGTACACGAACGTAAATGGGAGATCGACTCAATCTGTTACCCCATCCGTCTTGCTTACAACTACTGGAAAATAAGCGGCGATACCAAACCTTTTAACGAAGACTGGAAAAAAGCGATCGCTGCGATCCTGAAAACGTTTAAAGAACAGCAGCGTAAAAGTGACCTGGGCCCGTACAAGTTCCAGCGCTCTACCCCACACGCTACGGATACACAACCGATGAGCGGTTACGGCTACCCGGTTAAACCAGTCGGACTGATTTGCTCCGCTTTCCGTCCGAGCGACGATGCCACGGTATACCAGTTCCTCATCCCTTCTAACTTCTTCGCCCTGGTAAGCCTTCGCGAAGCGGCAGAAATGGTGAAAACGATTTCCAAAGACAATACGCTCGCTGCAGAACTCACGGCCCTGGCCAACGAGGTAGATGCGGCACTTAAGAAGTACGGCACGTTCAACCACGCGAAGTACGGTAAGATCTACGCCTTCGAAACAGACGGCTACAGCAGCTTTAACATCATGGATGATTCCAACGTTCCGAGCCTGCTTTCTATGCCTTACCTTAACGCAGTGAAACTGAACGATGCGGTGTACCAGAATACCCGTCGTTTTGTACTGTCGCTGGACAACCCTTACTTCTTCAAAGGCACCGCTGCTGAAGGTATTGGCGGTCCGCACGTTGGTCGCGATATGATCTGGCCGATGAGTATTACCATGCGTGGTTTAACCAGCACGAACGATGCAGAGATCAAAACCTGTATTGACCAGTTGCGCAAAACCCATGGCGACACCGGCTTTATGCACGAAGCGTTCCACAAAGACGATCCGAAAAAGTTCACCCGCTCCTGGTTTGCCTGGGCCAATACGCTGTTCGGCGAATTCCTCT
This genomic interval from Chitinophaga horti contains the following:
- a CDS encoding glycoside hydrolase family 125 protein, producing the protein MERRNFLRNASVIGAGLLLADKVAFAAPPMAFPVVRTPAAKRKFTSQAVENAIAEFKKNVKNEELGWLFENCFPNTLDTTVFHEVKNGVPDTYVITGDIDAMWLRDSSAQVWPYMQFVKQDKPLQDLIAGVINRQTACILKDPYANAFYGDPNKKGEWFSDHTAMQPGVHERKWEIDSICYPIRLAYNYWKISGDTKPFNEDWKKAIAAILKTFKEQQRKSDLGPYKFQRSTPHATDTQPMSGYGYPVKPVGLICSAFRPSDDATVYQFLIPSNFFALVSLREAAEMVKTISKDNTLAAELTALANEVDAALKKYGTFNHAKYGKIYAFETDGYSSFNIMDDSNVPSLLSMPYLNAVKLNDAVYQNTRRFVLSLDNPYFFKGTAAEGIGGPHVGRDMIWPMSITMRGLTSTNDAEIKTCIDQLRKTHGDTGFMHEAFHKDDPKKFTRSWFAWANTLFGEFLWKVYKERPHLLK
- a CDS encoding DoxX family protein, with the translated sequence MAKTFAQSLLGRPGYSNGVSLVLLILRVVVGIAFMYHGWGKIQQPLSWNSPESPLAIPAIFQLLAAVSEFGGGIALVLGLVTPIAAFGIAVTMAVAVYMHAVIFKQPFVDMAGGPSFELALVYLAIALVLMVIGPGKYSIDYRLFTPKARH
- a CDS encoding helix-turn-helix domain-containing protein encodes the protein MNFKQIAPPAYLQPYIRCYWVLESRDKPVSEFRTIADGCPGLIFQHSDKGLMFQENKQLPHVFLFGQATHHATIRMEGSFAATGIFFRPNALQSVFGMKADDLTNTCIDLQPEAKKQGFYLDEQLAAAAEGERLNILSEYLLTLVRKQQGRDDPQMQYALARMVESSGMIAMKILRDEVNLTERSFERRFKQYIGMPPGLFARICRFQNSLQQLRNNDFEKLSDIAFDNDYADQSHFIRAFKEFAGCSPKQYQQQAALLMDNLAPLKR
- a CDS encoding NAD(P)-dependent oxidoreductase codes for the protein MKLIIFGATGGTGKHLVTQALEQGHQVTAFVRDPSRLQLHHPQLTTVKGDVLNPASVAAAIKGHDAVLNTIGAPPNKTGVLRSEGTYNIIRGMESNDVNRLVCQTSLGYGDSRKVLDRTPFYFKYLIVPLLLKKGFADHALQEEHVKHSTLEWTIVRPGNLTDGPLTRNYKHGFPANDNTIAVKVSRADVADFMLKQLTTKVYLRKTAGISY